The proteins below come from a single Deltaproteobacteria bacterium genomic window:
- the rfbF gene encoding glucose-1-phosphate cytidylyltransferase, giving the protein MKLVIFCGGLGTRLREETEFRPKPLVDIGGRPILWHIMKLYAHYGFHEFILALGYRGNMIKQYFLNYEAMNNDFTICLGRHNTVNYHGAHNEQDFLLTLADTGAHTMTGGRLRRLQGYVHDSTFMVTYGDGVADLDVRALLDFHRAHGRMATVTTVRPTSRFGVVDTDAASRVLSFKEKPDVDGWVSAGFFVFERGVFDYLGGDDCVLEQQPLEQLAREEQLMAYRHDGFFYAMDTYREYQYLNELWSSGKAPWAVWSSAPRLRWTAEWNSVSQTSRLQ; this is encoded by the coding sequence ATGAAACTGGTCATCTTCTGTGGCGGTCTTGGCACCAGGTTGCGAGAAGAGACGGAATTTCGGCCCAAGCCCTTGGTCGATATCGGTGGGCGCCCGATTCTCTGGCACATCATGAAACTCTACGCCCACTACGGGTTTCACGAATTCATTCTCGCTCTGGGTTACCGCGGCAACATGATCAAGCAGTACTTCCTCAACTACGAGGCGATGAACAACGACTTCACCATTTGCCTCGGGCGCCACAACACCGTCAATTACCACGGTGCCCACAACGAGCAGGACTTCTTGCTGACGCTGGCTGATACCGGCGCCCACACGATGACAGGGGGGCGCTTGCGGCGGCTGCAGGGGTACGTCCATGACAGCACATTCATGGTGACCTACGGCGACGGGGTTGCCGATCTCGATGTCCGGGCACTCCTCGACTTTCATCGTGCCCATGGCCGCATGGCCACCGTGACTACGGTTCGTCCGACCTCGCGCTTCGGCGTAGTCGACACCGACGCGGCGAGTCGCGTCTTGTCTTTCAAAGAGAAGCCAGACGTGGACGGCTGGGTCAGTGCTGGCTTCTTTGTCTTCGAGCGCGGCGTGTTCGACTACCTCGGCGGCGATGACTGCGTGTTGGAGCAACAGCCGCTGGAGCAGCTGGCGCGGGAAGAACAACTCATGGCCTATCGCCACGACGGCTTCTTCTACGCGATGGATACCTATCGCGAGTACCAGTACCTCAATGAACTGTGGAGCAGCGGCAAGGCCCCGTGGGCGGTGTGGTCCTCCGCCCCACGACTGCGTTGGACAGCCGAATGGAACAGTGTCTCCCAGACCAGCAGGCTCCAATGA
- a CDS encoding NAD-dependent epimerase/dehydratase family protein codes for MNSAFWTDRPTLVTGATGLLGSWLVRRLLAAGAQVVCVIRDWVPQSELVRSNFLDSATVVRGDVCDQVLLERALGEYEIDTVFHLAAQTIVTIANRNPVSTFASNIQGTWALLEACRRSATVGRVVVASSDKAYGDSKELPYTEDAPLQGRHPYDVSKSCADLIAQSYAVTYRLPVVITRCGNLYGGGDLNWNRIVPGTIRSLLRGERPVIRSDGKQVRDYFYVEDATAAYMLLAERFATSPDLAGLAFNFSNELQLTVLELVQRIQSSLASGLEPLIRNQASNEIPRQYLSAARARELLGWTPLFTLDQGLDATIDWYRRFFGDTGQQQAPAAQPARTLRSSAHQRSFAGADSRSASARHERNPDARDN; via the coding sequence ATGAATAGTGCGTTCTGGACCGATCGTCCAACCCTGGTCACCGGCGCAACCGGCTTGCTCGGCAGCTGGTTGGTCCGCCGGCTGCTCGCGGCCGGGGCTCAGGTGGTCTGTGTCATTCGCGATTGGGTGCCGCAATCCGAGCTGGTGCGCAGCAATTTCCTCGACAGCGCGACGGTCGTGCGCGGCGACGTCTGCGACCAGGTCCTTCTCGAACGGGCGTTGGGTGAATACGAGATCGACACCGTCTTTCACCTCGCGGCACAAACCATTGTCACGATCGCGAACCGCAACCCCGTCTCCACCTTTGCCAGCAACATTCAGGGGACCTGGGCACTCCTGGAGGCGTGCCGGCGCAGTGCCACTGTCGGGCGCGTGGTTGTAGCCTCGTCGGACAAGGCATACGGCGACAGCAAGGAGCTGCCGTACACTGAGGACGCCCCACTGCAGGGCCGGCACCCGTACGATGTGAGCAAGTCGTGCGCGGATTTGATCGCCCAAAGCTACGCCGTGACCTATCGCCTCCCGGTCGTGATCACGCGCTGTGGCAATCTATATGGAGGCGGCGACCTCAACTGGAACCGCATCGTTCCGGGCACGATTCGCTCGCTCCTGCGCGGCGAGCGGCCGGTCATCCGCTCAGACGGTAAACAGGTGCGGGACTATTTCTACGTGGAGGATGCAACGGCGGCGTACATGCTGCTGGCGGAGCGGTTCGCCACCAGCCCAGATCTGGCCGGCTTGGCGTTCAATTTCTCCAACGAGCTGCAGCTCACGGTGCTGGAGCTGGTGCAGCGGATCCAATCATCGCTGGCCTCCGGTCTCGAACCGCTGATTCGCAACCAGGCCAGCAACGAGATCCCCCGCCAGTATCTCAGCGCGGCCAGGGCCCGTGAGCTGCTCGGATGGACGCCGCTGTTCACCCTCGATCAGGGCCTGGATGCCACCATCGACTGGTATCGACGATTCTTCGGCGACACGGGGCAGCAGCAGGCGCCGGCGGCACAACCGGCACGGACACTGCGCAGCAGCGCCCACCAACGGTCATTCGCAGGCG